One Pseudoalteromonas rubra genomic window, TCGAAGGCGACTTACAATTGGCACAAAGTTACAGTAAAGCGTTTTCCGGCCTCAGGATCGACTGGGCAGAGCACCTTTCGCGTCACCTTGGCGATGCCCCGGCGCAACTGTTGGTCCAACGCTGCAAGACAGCCACACAACGCGGCGGTAGTCACCTCAAAACCCTACAACGGACCTTTACACAGTTGTGTCAGGACGAACTGAAAGTCGCCGTTCACCCACTGGAAGTCCGCCAATTTAAATCCCATACGCGACAGCTAGCTCAACACCTGGCGGCACTGGAACAACGTATCAACGCGTTAAGCGAATTATAAGGAGCTGGGTTTGTCCATCGCTCGTCTGTATCAAATCGGTAAAACTTTTCTTAATTATGGCCTGGACGACCTGCTTCCGAGGCACAAGCAACCCTGGTATGCCCGGGCGATTAGACGTAGTTTATTCTGGCTACCCAATCGACACAGCGACAAACCCGTCGGTGCGCGTCTCAGGCTGGCACTACAAACTTTGGGGCCGGTATGGGTTAAGTTTGGCCAGATGCTGTCCACACGCCGTGACTTGCTGCCACCGGACATTGCTGAAGAACTCGCCCTGCTGCAGGACAAAGTTGCCCCCTTTCCTGGCGATCAGGCACAGGCACTGATCGAAAGTGCCCTGGGCCTCGACAGTATCCACGATGGTTTTGTCGAATTTGAACAAACCCCACTGGCCTCGGCTTCCATCGCGCAGGTGCATTGCGCCAAACTGGTGATTGAGGAAGAGTTAAGAGAAGTGGTGGTCAAAGTGATCCGCCCGAATATTGAAAAACAAATCCTCGCAGACCTGTCTTTGATGGAGCGTTTTGCTCACCTGCTGGCCAGCCTTATCAGTGCCGGTCGCCGTCTGCGTCCGGTCGAAGTAGTCAGGGAATACCGCAAAACTCTGCTCGATGAGCTCGACCTGATGCGTGAAGCCGCCAATGCCATTCAGCTCAGACGTAACTTTGAAGGCTCGGCTTCGCTTTACATTCCAGAAGTGTACAGCGATTATTCAAGACGCAATGTACTGGTGATGGAACGCATTTACGGTATCCCCGTATCGGATACCGAAGCACTGCTGGCCCAGGGCACCAATATGAAGGTGCTGGCTGAGCGCGGTGTCGAAGTGTTTTTTACCCAGGTTTTCCGTGACAGCTTTTTCCATGCCGACATGCACCCGGGTAACATCTTTGTGTCACGCGAAGATCCGCATAACCCGAAATATATCGGCATTGATTGCGGCATTGTGGGCACCTTAAATCGTGAAGATAAACGCTATCTGGCCGAGAACTTCATTGCCTTCTTCAACCGCGATTATCGTCAGGTTGCACAGTTGCACGTCGACTCAGGATGGGTACCGCCCGACACCTGTGTGGAAGAATTCGAGTTTGCCATTCGCACGGTGTGCGAGCCGATCTTTAACAAGCCTCTGGCCGAAATTTCGTTCGGACATGTACTGGTTAATTTGTTCAACACCGCTCGGCGCTTTAATATGGAAGTGCAGCCCCAACTCGTACTGCTGCAGAAAACCCTCTTGTACGTTGAGGGTCTGGGCCGCCAGCTCTATCCACAACTGGATTTATGGAAAACAGCTAAACCCTTTTTAGAAAAGTGGGTGCAGGATCAGGTGGGCCCGCTGGCAGTGGCCAAAAAGCTCTACACCAATTTGCCTTTTTGGGCTGAAAAAATGCCTGAGTTGCCCGATCTTATCTATCAGAACCTAAAGCGTAGCCAGCGCCAAAGTGCACCCATTGTGCAACAAAGACACACAGACACCCGTGCATTGTTACTCGGCATTGCCGCGGCAGCGCTCACCATTGTGGCTGGTTTGTGCTTTATTGACGAGCGTCAGCTCGCAAGTGGTCTCTGTGCCACACTGGCAATTGCAATATTTATTAAAGCATGGCGTAAAACAGGGTGATATTTTACACACTCGGCGTATAATCTTTCTTAATTCAATAACACATTAAATGGAGTAGACATGGGTTTTGGTGGTATCAGTATTTGGCAGTTGCTTATCATTCTGGCCATTATCGTGCTTTTATTTGGGACGAAAAAACTACGTGGCATTGGTAGTGACTTAGGCAATGCGGTAAAAGGCTTTAAAAATGCAGTGTCTGAAGACGAAGAAGAAAAAAAGTCCGAAAAAGCGGATAGCAAAGAACAGCTGACCGATCAGGCTGCACAGGCTAAAACGACCAGCGAAAAAGAAAAAGAAAAAGACAAGGTGTGATCTGACATGGGGATGTGGGAACTCGTCGTGGTGCTGATTGTTGGCCTGGTTGTACTCGGGCCAGAACGCCTGCCTGTTGCGATCAGAACGGTCAGCCGCTGGATCAACACGGTCAAATCTGTTGCCAATTCCGTCAAGGCGGAAGTAAGCGAAGAGCTGAGAGTACACGAGTTGCATAGCAACCTGAAAAAAGCCGAAGAGCAGGGCCTGGACAATATTTCCCCAGGCCTCAAACAATCGGTTGAGGAGTTGCAGCGAGCGGCAGAATCAGTGCGCCACAGCTACAGCAAGTCTCCAGATCCGTCGAAAAACGACAAAGATCCGTCCTCTCAAAACTAACCGTTTACGAGTTTTTGCATGTCAGATATGACAAACAGTGGCTTTATTGGCCACCTTATTGAGCTTAGAAACCGTCTAATTAAGGCTTTACTGAGCATCCTGATCATCTTTATTTCTTTGGTTTATTTTGCCAACGATATATATGCGTTTGTGGCAGCCCCACTGGTTGAGAGCCTACCCGCAAACAGCACTATGATAGCCACAGATGTCACGGCCCCTTTCTTTGCGCCCTTTAAACTAACCCTGTTTGTGTCGCTGTTTTTGGCAGTACCTATGATACTGCATCAAATCTGGGGGTTTCTGGCACCAGGCCTGTACCAGCATGAAAAACGTATGCTGATGCCCATTCTGCTGTCCAGTATCCTGCTGTTTTACGCCGGTATTGCATTTTGTTATTTTGTCGTGATGCCCATTATTCTCGGCTTCTTTACCGCCGTGGGTCCCGACATGATGACACTCTCTCCGGATATCAGCAGCTATCTTGGCTTCATTTTAAAGCTGTTCTTTGCGTTCGGCGTCGCATTTGAAATACCCGTGGCCATTATGCTGTTGTGCTGGAGTGGCGTCACAACCACGCAAAGCCTGGCACAAAAACGACCCTATATCATAGTCGGTGTATTTGTCGTCGCAATGTTTTTAACGCCTCCAGATGTGTTATCGCAAACGCTACTCGCCGTACCTATGGCGCTCCTGTTTGAATTAGGATTGCTGTTAGCCAGACTGTACAGCAAGAAGCCCATCGCTGAGGAAGAAAGCCATGAATAACATCACCTTGTTGCTGAGTGGTGCAGTGGTATTTACCAGTGTACTTGGCATACAGCCAGCTCAGGCTAAAGGCAAACTGCCGCATAAATTACAAAAGTGTAGCCAGCTGCAATCCGACGACAAGCGCTTAGCTTGTTACGATCGACTGGCCGCAGACTTTGCCAGTAAGTCACATCCGGTTCGTTCTCAGCCACCCGCAGCGGATACCAAGTCGTTTGGCCTGGAACACAAACAGGACAGCGAGCAGGTCATCAGCGCAACCGTATTAGAACTGAGCAAATCCGCCAATGGATTACGCCGGTTTACGCTCGATAACCAGCAACGCTGGCAACAGATTGGCACACAAGCCTTCTTCGCGAAAGAAGGGGACACAGTGACCATTCGTCGTGGCTCTTTCAATTCTTTCATCATGCAAAAAGAAGGCTCTAACCGCTCGGTAAAAGTGAGAAGGGTAAATTAAATGGCGACCTTTATTGACGCTGGCGTCAACCTGACCAGTACGCAATTTGATACCGATCGCGCAGCCATCCTGACCCGTGCGGCCGACCAGGGCGTGGCATCTATGTTGTTGATTGGATGTGACCTACTCACCAGTGAACAAAGTCTCGCGCTGGCACAAGAATACAATCTGTATGCAACTGCTGGTGTGCACCCTCATGACGCCAAAGATGTGCCGGACGATTTCATCGCCCAATTGCGCCACCTGGCTGCACAAGATCACGTGGTTGCGATTGGCGAGTGCGGACTCGACTTCAATCGTGACTACTCACCGCGCCCGGTGCAGCAGCTGATCTGCGGTGTGCAACTAGAGCTGGCTCAGACACTCGACATCCCGGTGTATCTGCATGAACGCGAGGCATTTGATACGCTCAGTGGCATGCTGGACGAATTTTCCCTGCGCGGTGTACTACATTGCTTTACTGGTGATAAGCACGCTTTACGCCATTACCTGGATTATGGCCTGATGATAGGCCTGACTGGCTGGCTGTGCGATGAGCGCCGGGGTGAAACCTTACGGGAGCTAGTGCGTTATATTCCGGATGATCGGATCCTGCTGGAAACAGATGCGCCCTTCTTACTTCCCAGAACACTCAAACCAAAACCTAAATCCCGTCGTAATGAGCCGGCTTACCTGCCAGAGATTGCACATCATGTAGCTACGCTCAAAGACATCCCCCTGGCACAACTGGCCCGGCAAACCACGGAAAATTTCAACACCTTGTTCCAGATATCAGGGAACAATGCGTGATGTTGTGGCGCTGGCTGCTCCTTCTGCTGTGGTTATCCGGTGCTGTTCAGGCACTAGAAGTGTCTGCTGAATTTAAGCAACACCAGGCACTGCCCTATCAGTATACTTTCAGCCAGGCCGACACCATTCAGACATTACTGGCCAGTGATCCACACTGGCAATCAGGCCAGCGCCAGCCGCTAAAGCCGCCCGCAAATACCCAAGCCTGGATCCGCGTGTCTTTACACAACCCGGGACCCATTGAGGTGCCGCTACTTTTGAGCATAGATAACAACTTACTGGATAAAATCACCGCCTACATCCGCCACGACGATGCCTCTTTTCTGACTCTGGCATTGGGTGACGCGCTGCCACTGATGCAGCGCCCCATTAAGCATGAAGCTCAGCTCATTCCACTCGAACTGTCGGCACAGAGCCACAATCAGGTCTATTTACAACTGAGCCATCATGGTACGCTGAATATCCCACTGAGCCTCTGGCATCCGATAGAATACCTCAAGTACAAGAGCAAGTTTAATCTGGTCTATGGGATTCTGGCCGGGTTTATACTGGCCATGATCGCGATTAACTTTACCCTGTATAGTTTTACTCGTCGGCGTTATTTTTTACATGGCACACTTATTATCGGCCTCTTCTGGTTACTCATAGTGCACTTATACGGGTTTGGTTACCGTTACCTGTATGGTTCAAGTGTTTGGTTGCAGCAATATGGCCAAAGCCTGCTGGTAATGTTCTCCACTCTGGCCCTGATCCCCATTCAGCGCAGCAAAGCCCTGCCTAACCTGCTGCCAATAAAACATGACCGCAAGCTCACACATCTGCTGGTACTGGGCCTGATCTTAACCTTACTGAGCCAGCTCCTGCCACTGACACAAGCTACCTTTGCAGCCTATGGCATGGCACTCACCCTGGTTTTAGGGTACATCGTCTGCACCCTGCGCAGCCGTTATCGGCGCACGACCAAAATCACCGCCCTACTGCTCTACCTCATTTTGTTGATCACCCTAAGCTACCAGTTTGGCTTTGAGTTGGGCCTATTTGGTGGCGCTCAGCTCGACCGCCCGGTGACTTATATCTGCTACTTGATCCTGAGCCTCTATATTAGCTTTGTACTGACCAGACAGTTCATACTTGAACGGGAAAAACACATCAAAACACAGCAGCACAAGCTTGCTCGTACTCAGGCGGAAGACGCTTTGCTCAAAGAAAAACTCAAGCTGCAGGAACAGGCACAAGAAGAGCTGGAAAACAGCATTGATGAACGCACCTTTGAACTTCAGGTGACGCTCAGGGAGCTGGAAGAGAAAAACTATGAGCTGGAAAAGCTCAACATGGAAGACCCCATGACCAAAGTGAAGAACCGTCGTTACTTTGATAAGCGTCTGATGATGGAAGTTCGCCGCTCACGCCGGGAACAAACGACACTGAGTCTGGTCATTTTGGATATTGATTTCTTCAAAAAAGTAAATGATAACTACGGTCATCTCGCCGGAGATCACACCATTTGTGCCTTCGCACGGCTGATAGAGAAACACCTGAAACGACCCCATGATGAAGTATTTCGCTATGGCGGCGAAGAATTTGTGATCCTGCTGCCTAACACCTCGCAGGAGGGCGCGCTGGAGCTGGCCGAGCAGATCCGCCTGGCGACTGAAGCCAATGAGCTGAAAGTTGCCGGTCACCATATTAAATTTACCACCAGTGCAGGGGTTTACAGTGCCATCGCACAGAACACCAACAACCCCACACTATTTACCGATTTGGCTGATAAAGGCCTGTACATGGCCAAACAACAAGGCCGCAATCGGATCTGTATTTACCAACCTAAGCAGGAGACTTAACGTGGCTCAATCAGGACTGGATCTTTTTCCCTATACGCGTATGCGCCGTATGCGCAAAGACGACTTTTCCCGCCGTATGATGTGTGAGAACACGCTCACGGTAAACGATCTGATCTATCCGGTGTTTGTTCTGGAAGGCAAAAACCGCAAAGAAGCAATCCCTTCTATGCCCGGTATTGAACGCCTGTCAATCGACCTTCTAGTAGAAGAAGCCAAAGAACTGGTGGCACTGGGTGTACCTGCTATTGCCATTTTTCCGGTTACCCCAGGAGACAAAAAATCCTTACATGCGCAAGAAGCTTACAACCCGGAAGGGCTGGCACAACGTACTGTACGCGCGCTTAAGAGCGAGTGTCCGGAGCTGGGTGTGATCACCGATGTGGCATTGGACCCATTCACTACACATGGTCAGGACGGCATCATAGACGAAGCAGGTTACGTGATAAACGATATCACCACTGAGGTACTGGTCAAACAGGCGCTGTCTCATGCTGAAGCTGGCGCTGATATTGTCGCCCCCTCAGATATGATGGATGGCCGTATTGGTGCTATTCGTGATGCCCTTGAGGAAGCCGGGCACATTCATACCCGCATCATGGCCTATTCTGCCAAGTATGCATCCAGCTATTACGGACCATTCCGTGACGCAGTCGGCTCAGCAGGCAACCTTAAAGGGGCTGATAAGAAGACCTATCAGATGGATCCGGCTAACTCAGATGAAGCGTTACGTGAAGTCGCATTAGACCTTCAGGAAGGCGCGGATATGGTGATGGTTAAACCAGGTATGCCATACCTCGATGTGGTACGCAGAGTGAAAGACGAATTCGGTGTGCCCACCTTTGCCTATCAGGTGAGTGGCGAATATGCCATGCACAAAGCAGCGATAGACAACGGCTGGCTGGCAGAAAAACCCACCATTATGGAGTCATTACTCGCTTTTAAACGTGCCGGCGCCGATGGCATTTTGACCTACTTTGCAAAGCAAGCCGCTATCTGGTTGAATGATAAATAAATAATAGGTAATTATTAAAAAAGGAGCAATAAATTGCTCCTTTTTTGCATTTTTACGATTAACATTGTGTCATTTTTGTGTAACATACCCCCCGTAAGCTTATGTACCCATTTGGGTTTAAACTACACACGGGAAAAACCATGATAAAAACAAAATTCACTCCACTGGCACTCCTTGTGGCCGCAGCAACTGCCCCTGTGCAGGCTCAGGTCATCATGTCAGAGTACATTGAAGGTAGCTCGAACAATAAAGCAGTAGAGCTTTTCAATACTTCAGAAAACGCAATATCACTGGATGGATATACGCTCAGCTATTATTCAAATGGCAACACAGATCCATCAAATACCATTGAGCTCAGCGGTGAAATCGCTGCAGGTGGTACTTATGTCATTGCAAACAGTAGCGCCGTTGATGCAGTACTAAGTGCTGCACAGCTAACAACAGGTGGCAGCTGGTACAATGGCGACGACGCTATTGTATTACGTAACGGTGATACAGTGTTGGACAGCTTTGGCCAGGTCGGTGTTGATCCAGGCAGCAACTGGGAAGGCAATGGAGTTGTCACTAAAGACAAAACACTGCGCCGCAACATCGACATTACAACCGGTCGTACAACATTTGACGCGACCTTTGATCCGAGCGCTGAATGGACCCAATTCGATAAAGATGATTTTTCAGGCCTGGGAAGTCACGGCACTGACACAGGCGGTGGCGATGACGGCGGTGATGGCGATGACGGTGGTGATGACACACCAGCACCATTAGTGTGTGGAGATGCCGCCACCGCGATTAATGCTATTCAGGGTAATGCAGACGAAAGCCCGCTAAAAGATCAGGTTGTGACCATTGAAGCCGTTGTAACTGCTGACCTTCAGGAAGACAACCAACTTAAAGGTTTCTTTGTTCAGTCACTGGCCAATGACATGGACGACGACAGCATGACCTCAGAAGGTCTGTTTGTATACTACAAAGACGTCGACGTTAACGTTGGTGATCAGGTACGTATTCAGGGCACCGTTCAAGAATTTTACAATGCCACTCAGCTGGGTAATGTCACTCAACTGGCAATCTGTGGCAGCGCAGAAGTTCAGGCGCAGATGCTGACACTACCTGTCTCTGAAGTCAGCGACCTGGAAGCCGTAGAGGGCATGCTCGTTCGCCTGTCTAACAACATGGTCGTCACTGACACATATAACTTAGGCCGTTACGGCGAAGTCGGCCTAGCAACTGAGCGCCTGTATCAAGGCACACAGGTCGCGCTACCCGGTGAAGCTGCTAATACATACGAAGCAGAGAACGCGAAAAAATACCTGCAAATGGATGATGGTTCAACCGTCCAATACCCGGCAACAGTGCCATACCCAAGTACGACACTTGATGCCTACAATACCGTTCGGTTAGGTGACACGGTAAGCAACCTGGAAGGTGTGATTACCTATAGCTTTAGTAAGTATCGACTGCACCCAACTCAGGCCCCGGCATTCATCAACAGTAATGAACGTACAGAACAGCCTGAGTTAAAAGGCGAAGGTGACCTGCGTATTGCCAGCTTTAACGTACTGAACTACTTCAATGGTGATGGTCAGGGTGCAGGTTTCCCAACAGAGCGCGGCGCAAAAACAGCTGAAGAGTTCGCGCGCCAGGAAGACAAACTGGTATCTGCAATTACAGCTCTGGATGCAGACGTAATCGGCCTGATGGAAATTGAGAATGACGGCTATGGTGAGCACAGTGCTATTGCATCACTCGTCGCAGC contains:
- a CDS encoding ubiquinone biosynthesis accessory factor UbiJ, with protein sequence MWITLLTAVAESALDQLLDKEPAVAIRLAPTQHKTLAITLTDLGLCCALHYVGEQQGKPHCFVYGHYQDKADCHITTTLSTLGEISDPSQLTRLIREEKLDLEGDLQLAQSYSKAFSGLRIDWAEHLSRHLGDAPAQLLVQRCKTATQRGGSHLKTLQRTFTQLCQDELKVAVHPLEVRQFKSHTRQLAQHLAALEQRINALSEL
- the ubiB gene encoding ubiquinone biosynthesis regulatory protein kinase UbiB → MSIARLYQIGKTFLNYGLDDLLPRHKQPWYARAIRRSLFWLPNRHSDKPVGARLRLALQTLGPVWVKFGQMLSTRRDLLPPDIAEELALLQDKVAPFPGDQAQALIESALGLDSIHDGFVEFEQTPLASASIAQVHCAKLVIEEELREVVVKVIRPNIEKQILADLSLMERFAHLLASLISAGRRLRPVEVVREYRKTLLDELDLMREAANAIQLRRNFEGSASLYIPEVYSDYSRRNVLVMERIYGIPVSDTEALLAQGTNMKVLAERGVEVFFTQVFRDSFFHADMHPGNIFVSREDPHNPKYIGIDCGIVGTLNREDKRYLAENFIAFFNRDYRQVAQLHVDSGWVPPDTCVEEFEFAIRTVCEPIFNKPLAEISFGHVLVNLFNTARRFNMEVQPQLVLLQKTLLYVEGLGRQLYPQLDLWKTAKPFLEKWVQDQVGPLAVAKKLYTNLPFWAEKMPELPDLIYQNLKRSQRQSAPIVQQRHTDTRALLLGIAAAALTIVAGLCFIDERQLASGLCATLAIAIFIKAWRKTG
- the tatA gene encoding Sec-independent protein translocase subunit TatA — protein: MGFGGISIWQLLIILAIIVLLFGTKKLRGIGSDLGNAVKGFKNAVSEDEEEKKSEKADSKEQLTDQAAQAKTTSEKEKEKDKV
- the tatB gene encoding Sec-independent protein translocase protein TatB, coding for MGMWELVVVLIVGLVVLGPERLPVAIRTVSRWINTVKSVANSVKAEVSEELRVHELHSNLKKAEEQGLDNISPGLKQSVEELQRAAESVRHSYSKSPDPSKNDKDPSSQN
- the tatC gene encoding twin-arginine translocase subunit TatC, with the protein product MSDMTNSGFIGHLIELRNRLIKALLSILIIFISLVYFANDIYAFVAAPLVESLPANSTMIATDVTAPFFAPFKLTLFVSLFLAVPMILHQIWGFLAPGLYQHEKRMLMPILLSSILLFYAGIAFCYFVVMPIILGFFTAVGPDMMTLSPDISSYLGFILKLFFAFGVAFEIPVAIMLLCWSGVTTTQSLAQKRPYIIVGVFVVAMFLTPPDVLSQTLLAVPMALLFELGLLLARLYSKKPIAEEESHE
- a CDS encoding TatD family hydrolase; this encodes MATFIDAGVNLTSTQFDTDRAAILTRAADQGVASMLLIGCDLLTSEQSLALAQEYNLYATAGVHPHDAKDVPDDFIAQLRHLAAQDHVVAIGECGLDFNRDYSPRPVQQLICGVQLELAQTLDIPVYLHEREAFDTLSGMLDEFSLRGVLHCFTGDKHALRHYLDYGLMIGLTGWLCDERRGETLRELVRYIPDDRILLETDAPFLLPRTLKPKPKSRRNEPAYLPEIAHHVATLKDIPLAQLARQTTENFNTLFQISGNNA
- a CDS encoding sensor domain-containing diguanylate cyclase: MLWRWLLLLLWLSGAVQALEVSAEFKQHQALPYQYTFSQADTIQTLLASDPHWQSGQRQPLKPPANTQAWIRVSLHNPGPIEVPLLLSIDNNLLDKITAYIRHDDASFLTLALGDALPLMQRPIKHEAQLIPLELSAQSHNQVYLQLSHHGTLNIPLSLWHPIEYLKYKSKFNLVYGILAGFILAMIAINFTLYSFTRRRYFLHGTLIIGLFWLLIVHLYGFGYRYLYGSSVWLQQYGQSLLVMFSTLALIPIQRSKALPNLLPIKHDRKLTHLLVLGLILTLLSQLLPLTQATFAAYGMALTLVLGYIVCTLRSRYRRTTKITALLLYLILLITLSYQFGFELGLFGGAQLDRPVTYICYLILSLYISFVLTRQFILEREKHIKTQQHKLARTQAEDALLKEKLKLQEQAQEELENSIDERTFELQVTLRELEEKNYELEKLNMEDPMTKVKNRRYFDKRLMMEVRRSRREQTTLSLVILDIDFFKKVNDNYGHLAGDHTICAFARLIEKHLKRPHDEVFRYGGEEFVILLPNTSQEGALELAEQIRLATEANELKVAGHHIKFTTSAGVYSAIAQNTNNPTLFTDLADKGLYMAKQQGRNRICIYQPKQET
- the hemB gene encoding porphobilinogen synthase, with the protein product MAQSGLDLFPYTRMRRMRKDDFSRRMMCENTLTVNDLIYPVFVLEGKNRKEAIPSMPGIERLSIDLLVEEAKELVALGVPAIAIFPVTPGDKKSLHAQEAYNPEGLAQRTVRALKSECPELGVITDVALDPFTTHGQDGIIDEAGYVINDITTEVLVKQALSHAEAGADIVAPSDMMDGRIGAIRDALEEAGHIHTRIMAYSAKYASSYYGPFRDAVGSAGNLKGADKKTYQMDPANSDEALREVALDLQEGADMVMVKPGMPYLDVVRRVKDEFGVPTFAYQVSGEYAMHKAAIDNGWLAEKPTIMESLLAFKRAGADGILTYFAKQAAIWLNDK
- a CDS encoding ExeM/NucH family extracellular endonuclease produces the protein MIKTKFTPLALLVAAATAPVQAQVIMSEYIEGSSNNKAVELFNTSENAISLDGYTLSYYSNGNTDPSNTIELSGEIAAGGTYVIANSSAVDAVLSAAQLTTGGSWYNGDDAIVLRNGDTVLDSFGQVGVDPGSNWEGNGVVTKDKTLRRNIDITTGRTTFDATFDPSAEWTQFDKDDFSGLGSHGTDTGGGDDGGDGDDGGDDTPAPLVCGDAATAINAIQGNADESPLKDQVVTIEAVVTADLQEDNQLKGFFVQSLANDMDDDSMTSEGLFVYYKDVDVNVGDQVRIQGTVQEFYNATQLGNVTQLAICGSAEVQAQMLTLPVSEVSDLEAVEGMLVRLSNNMVVTDTYNLGRYGEVGLATERLYQGTQVALPGEAANTYEAENAKKYLQMDDGSTVQYPATVPYPSTTLDAYNTVRLGDTVSNLEGVITYSFSKYRLHPTQAPAFINSNERTEQPELKGEGDLRIASFNVLNYFNGDGQGAGFPTERGAKTAEEFARQEDKLVSAITALDADVIGLMEIENDGYGEHSAIASLVAAVNAESANTYAYVDFKAPKVGGDVIVTGIMYRTDTVEEAGEAAFTTEAPFDYYNRPPIAQSFRKLDNHEEFTVAVTHLKSKGCRSSKDDNADLGDGQACWNAVRTQGANAFADWLATNPTGNDDADVILVGDMNAYAMEDPMRALEAKGLSNVMTHLDGNTVSYSYNFSGRMGSLDHAVASASLLAKVTDATDWHINADEPRLLDYNLYQDYDRKYAKPEGLYADHAYRASDHDPVIVEIKTEAAEPPVDPRPVIEAGQSFDVAENTPINTAIGMLKFSDADADETPVERFIVTGTSAISVNEVGQIVVAGELDYEFDNRIEFMVQAQDSAGNLSEQVQVVVNVIDVKQGDDNDDDDDSGSLGWLALFAAPMALLRRRTK